A genome region from bacterium includes the following:
- a CDS encoding ABC transporter substrate-binding protein has translation MKVKIMPIIAIVIFGLIVSLVFSSVPKKIEKAPRGKITIVDDLGRETSLSKPVKKIVVVSGTYNADIICALGKGDKIVGIMYSPKSQLLPELRKKESVGESWVEPNLEKIRELNPDVVIANPYLKKEVAEKLEEWGMPILCFRSYTDEEVHRAIEQFGKMLGKEKRAKELWEFIESKLNLIKERVKDLKPEKKPKVYKERYQQYHTVSSLEKQTLLTPWGEYSAKNLGNWMIEFAGGINCIGKQPVAYLEVDPEFVREANPDIIVKFSLWKNEEVWRAPSEETMKKVWEEVIGRRTLKNVKAVKEGKVYIIYSKILAGPRGIVGLCYFAKWFHPNLFYDISPQKIHEEMWKKFWGVELEGTWAYPPLK, from the coding sequence ATGAAAGTGAAAATAATGCCTATAATAGCCATAGTGATATTTGGTTTAATAGTAAGCTTGGTCTTCTCTTCCGTTCCGAAGAAGATTGAGAAGGCACCTAGAGGGAAAATAACCATTGTTGATGACTTAGGAAGGGAAACCTCTTTATCAAAACCGGTTAAGAAAATTGTAGTCGTATCAGGAACATATAATGCTGACATAATCTGTGCTTTAGGGAAAGGGGATAAAATCGTAGGTATCATGTATTCGCCTAAAAGTCAACTTTTACCTGAACTCAGAAAGAAAGAATCTGTAGGAGAGAGCTGGGTAGAACCCAATCTGGAAAAGATTCGTGAACTTAATCCAGATGTAGTAATAGCTAATCCATATCTTAAGAAGGAAGTGGCAGAAAAATTAGAGGAATGGGGTATGCCTATTCTTTGCTTCAGAAGTTACACAGATGAGGAAGTACATAGAGCGATTGAGCAATTTGGGAAGATGTTAGGAAAAGAGAAGAGGGCAAAGGAGCTTTGGGAATTTATAGAGAGTAAATTAAACTTGATCAAAGAAAGGGTCAAAGATTTAAAGCCTGAAAAGAAGCCAAAGGTATACAAAGAACGTTATCAGCAATATCATACGGTTTCCTCTTTAGAAAAACAGACCTTGCTAACTCCATGGGGTGAATACTCTGCAAAGAATCTTGGTAATTGGATGATAGAATTTGCAGGAGGAATAAATTGCATTGGAAAGCAGCCGGTTGCTTATCTAGAGGTAGATCCTGAGTTCGTTAGGGAAGCAAACCCAGATATAATCGTTAAATTTTCTCTTTGGAAGAATGAAGAAGTATGGAGGGCACCATCTGAGGAAACAATGAAAAAGGTATGGGAAGAGGTAATTGGAAGGAGAACTTTGAAAAATGTGAAAGCTGTAAAGGAAGGGAAGGTCTATATCATTTACTCAAAAATACTTGCTGGGCCAAGAGGAATAGTTGGTCTTTGCTATTTTGCCAAATGGTTTCATCCTAATCTCTTTTACGATATTTCTCCTCAGAAGATACATGAAGAGATGTGGAAGAAATTCTGGGGAGTAGAACTTGAAGGAACATGGGCATATCCACCTCTGAAATAA
- a CDS encoding putative cobaltochelatase encodes MKRTVLLFTALVGQEKLKKALILNAINPNLQGVLIKGEKGTAKSTAVRALAELLPEIEVVKCPFNCSPHDPSLQCEICNEKWRRKEKLPKEKRKMRVVDFPLGATEDRVIGTVDIEKALKEGIKALQPGILADVNQGILYIDEVNLLDDHLVDILLDSAAMGINIIQREGISLSHPSKFILVGTMNPEEGEIRPQLLDRFGLSVEVKTLREVEERIEIIKTVEEFAKAPLQFSQRYEGKQRKLRESIIKAMELLNEVVVPERLLCKIAEICINFAVDGHRADFLIARTAKTIAAFNERKVVTEEDVKEAAEFVLPHRMKKKPFEQPQPLLWQEIERIIGKKEESKQKENNKYQDNRQQEQQESSSNQDKQDNSKGNLEKVFDIGEQRKLKFKLRKDKKQRIGSGRRAKTLSSCRGKYIKSKIPQEKASDIAVDATMRASIIRKGSLQIEEEDLREKVREKKISSTIVFVVDASGSMGAMQRMEVAKGAVMALLEEAYQKRDKVGFVAFRKERAEVLLPPTSSQELAANCLKELPTGGKTPLSDGLYKGLEILKSQMRKSKNIIPIMVLISDGRGNIPLGNDVRKEVISLGEEIKRQGINLVVVDCNSGFLNLGYNRELAEISGGQYYSLDKLDTQNLMNVVKPLVGFCNLKNETTGKHRYETTGKHRYETTGKHR; translated from the coding sequence ATGAAAAGAACTGTTTTGCTTTTTACTGCTTTAGTAGGGCAGGAGAAGCTAAAGAAGGCTTTAATACTGAATGCTATAAATCCAAACTTGCAGGGTGTTTTGATTAAAGGAGAGAAAGGAACAGCCAAGTCAACTGCGGTAAGGGCATTGGCTGAGCTTCTGCCGGAGATAGAGGTGGTAAAATGTCCTTTCAATTGCAGCCCGCATGATCCCTCACTTCAGTGTGAGATTTGTAACGAGAAATGGAGGAGAAAAGAGAAACTCCCGAAGGAAAAGAGGAAGATGAGAGTAGTGGATTTTCCCTTAGGAGCCACAGAAGATAGAGTGATAGGGACTGTGGATATCGAGAAGGCTTTGAAGGAAGGGATAAAAGCTTTGCAGCCAGGCATACTGGCTGATGTAAATCAAGGAATACTTTACATCGATGAAGTGAATCTGCTTGATGACCATTTAGTGGATATCCTGCTTGATTCGGCGGCTATGGGCATAAACATCATCCAGAGAGAAGGAATATCACTTTCTCATCCTTCCAAGTTCATTCTTGTAGGGACCATGAACCCTGAGGAAGGAGAAATCCGTCCACAGCTTCTGGATAGGTTTGGGCTCAGCGTGGAAGTTAAAACACTAAGAGAAGTTGAGGAAAGGATAGAGATTATAAAAACAGTGGAAGAATTTGCAAAAGCACCTTTGCAATTTTCTCAACGCTACGAGGGAAAACAGAGAAAGCTTAGAGAAAGCATTATAAAAGCGATGGAATTGCTGAATGAGGTTGTAGTTCCTGAGAGATTATTATGTAAAATAGCTGAGATTTGCATCAATTTTGCTGTTGACGGCCACCGCGCTGATTTTCTTATTGCCAGAACTGCTAAGACTATAGCTGCTTTCAATGAGCGAAAAGTGGTAACTGAAGAGGATGTGAAAGAGGCAGCTGAGTTTGTTCTTCCTCACCGAATGAAGAAAAAACCATTTGAGCAACCTCAGCCCCTGCTGTGGCAAGAAATAGAGAGAATAATTGGTAAAAAAGAAGAATCTAAGCAGAAGGAAAATAACAAGTATCAAGATAACAGACAGCAAGAGCAACAAGAATCTAGTTCAAATCAAGACAAACAAGATAACAGTAAAGGAAATTTAGAGAAGGTTTTCGATATCGGGGAGCAAAGGAAGCTAAAATTTAAACTAAGGAAGGATAAAAAACAAAGGATTGGTTCAGGAAGAAGAGCTAAAACCTTAAGCTCTTGCCGTGGTAAGTATATCAAATCTAAAATTCCACAAGAAAAAGCAAGCGACATTGCTGTGGATGCTACTATGAGAGCTTCAATAATCAGAAAGGGAAGTCTCCAGATAGAAGAGGAAGACCTAAGGGAGAAGGTAAGGGAGAAGAAAATTTCCTCAACCATTGTATTTGTAGTTGATGCTTCAGGCTCAATGGGAGCGATGCAAAGAATGGAAGTGGCAAAGGGAGCAGTTATGGCTTTGCTTGAAGAGGCTTATCAGAAAAGGGATAAGGTAGGATTTGTTGCCTTCCGAAAGGAAAGGGCTGAGGTTCTTTTACCGCCCACTTCAAGCCAAGAGCTTGCAGCAAATTGTCTTAAGGAACTTCCTACTGGAGGTAAAACACCCCTTTCCGATGGTCTGTATAAAGGCCTGGAAATATTAAAGAGCCAGATGAGAAAGAGTAAAAATATCATCCCTATTATGGTGCTAATCTCTGATGGAAGAGGAAATATTCCTTTAGGGAATGATGTTAGAAAGGAGGTAATCTCTCTTGGAGAAGAGATAAAAAGGCAGGGGATAAATTTAGTAGTTGTGGATTGCAACAGTGGCTTTTTGAATCTTGGATATAACCGAGAACTGGCTGAGATAAGTGGAGGACAATATTATAGCTTGGATAAACTTGATACTCAAAATTTAATGAATGTAGTGAAACCTTTAGTAGGGTTTTGTAACTTAAAAAATGAAACCACAGGTAAACACAGATATGAAACCACAGGTAAACACAGATATGAAACCACAGGTAAACACAGATAA
- a CDS encoding GxxExxY protein, which yields MKPQVNTDKVQEFLYKELTSEILDAAFQVHNTLGCGLLEKVYENGLTWELTLREKKVVTQKEFKVFYRKKEVGLYVADMIVEEKVIVEVKSVETITDVHRAQLLNYLRISGYRIGLILNFAQPKLEYERLII from the coding sequence ATGAAACCACAGGTAAACACAGATAAAGTACAAGAATTTCTCTATAAGGAACTAACTAGTGAGATATTAGATGCAGCATTTCAGGTACATAATACCTTGGGTTGTGGATTATTAGAAAAAGTATACGAAAATGGGCTTACTTGGGAATTGACTCTCAGAGAAAAGAAAGTTGTAACACAGAAAGAATTTAAAGTATTTTATCGTAAGAAAGAAGTAGGGTTATATGTTGCTGATATGATAGTTGAAGAAAAAGTTATTGTAGAAGTGAAATCAGTAGAAACAATTACTGATGTTCATCGAGCACAGTTACTTAATTATTTAAGGATATCTGGTTACCGGATTGGTTTAATTTTAAATTTTGCTCAGCCAAAGTTAGAATATGAAAGGTTAATAATTTAA
- a CDS encoding iron ABC transporter permease: MGISTSEIKDLYFRFTARKILFILASIGAVIGMGLIACTIGTIQIEINDIASAILAKIFPFANIETSEFTEDIIWDIRLPRIIMAIIAGAGFAISGAVMQGITRNPLVSPFTIGVSSAAAFGASIAIVLGFSLLGSEKYIVVTNAFIFALISAFLVLGLARMRGITGETLILAGIALMYLFSAFTSILQYIATEKQLQAVIHWTFGSLTGSSWNDVLVVSIIFFFCFPFLMKHSWDLNAISGGDEVAKSLGVNLPQVRIICLILATIITAGIICFTGIIGFVCLVTPHIARLLIGADHRFLLPFSCILGALLLLIADTIGRNIISPVIIPVGIVTSIIGVPFFVYLLITRRKEYWT, translated from the coding sequence ATGGGCATATCCACCTCTGAAATAAAGGACCTGTATTTTAGGTTTACTGCAAGGAAGATATTATTTATTCTTGCCAGTATTGGCGCAGTTATAGGTATGGGGCTTATAGCCTGCACCATTGGTACTATCCAGATAGAGATAAATGATATAGCTTCTGCTATTTTGGCTAAAATTTTTCCCTTTGCCAATATAGAAACTTCAGAGTTTACTGAGGACATTATCTGGGATATAAGACTTCCTCGGATTATAATGGCGATAATCGCTGGAGCAGGATTTGCCATATCTGGTGCAGTGATGCAAGGAATTACGCGAAATCCCTTGGTAAGCCCTTTCACCATTGGGGTCTCCTCTGCTGCAGCCTTTGGAGCATCTATTGCCATTGTCCTTGGGTTTAGCCTTCTTGGAAGTGAAAAATACATAGTGGTAACAAATGCTTTTATCTTCGCTTTAATCAGCGCTTTTTTAGTTCTTGGTTTGGCGAGGATGAGAGGAATAACAGGAGAGACTTTGATACTGGCTGGAATTGCGCTGATGTATCTTTTTTCAGCTTTTACCTCTATACTCCAATACATCGCCACTGAAAAACAGCTTCAAGCAGTGATCCATTGGACATTTGGAAGTCTCACTGGATCAAGCTGGAATGATGTATTAGTGGTATCGATTATATTCTTCTTCTGCTTTCCCTTCTTAATGAAGCATTCCTGGGATTTAAATGCCATATCTGGTGGAGATGAAGTTGCCAAAAGTCTTGGAGTTAACCTCCCTCAAGTAAGGATAATTTGTCTGATATTGGCAACAATAATTACTGCTGGAATAATTTGCTTTACTGGAATAATAGGCTTCGTTTGTCTTGTCACACCGCATATAGCCAGGCTACTAATCGGAGCGGATCATAGGTTTCTTCTCCCCTTTTCCTGTATCCTTGGCGCACTTTTATTACTCATCGCTGACACTATAGGAAGAAATATTATTTCTCCAGTCATAATTCCAGTAGGAATTGTAACTTCGATTATTGGAGTTCCATTCTTTGTGTATCTTTTAATAACCAGAAGGAAGGAATATTGGACATGA
- a CDS encoding iron ABC transporter permease, whose amino-acid sequence MDELNTYKDIYKTLTAKKFAFIILGLIAIVILAVFASFQGAADIKRTEVLSVIIQKAFPFFNLEPSKMADTIVWQLRLPQILMAIIAGAGLAVSGAAMQGITRNPLVSPFTVGVSAGAALGAAVAIVLGASIASSGKYFIISNAFIFALGAAFLVLGISRLRGVSSETIILAGIAIMYIISAFVSLLQYIATKEELHALVHWMFGTLSTGGWDMLPIVGILTLLVTLGISKYSWDLNAMASGEDVAKGLGVNTTRTRNVVMVLATLATAGIICFTGIIGFICLMSPHITRTLIGADHRFLFPGSCIVGAFLLLASDTVGRTIIAPTVIPVGIVVAFLGGPFFLYLLITRRKQYWQ is encoded by the coding sequence ATGGATGAACTAAACACATACAAAGATATCTATAAGACTCTTACAGCAAAGAAATTTGCCTTTATAATCTTAGGCCTTATAGCTATAGTAATTCTGGCAGTATTTGCTTCTTTTCAGGGAGCAGCAGATATTAAAAGAACAGAGGTACTTTCAGTAATCATTCAGAAGGCTTTTCCCTTCTTTAACCTTGAACCATCAAAGATGGCTGATACAATCGTCTGGCAGCTCAGACTACCTCAAATACTGATGGCAATCATCGCTGGTGCAGGACTTGCAGTCTCCGGAGCAGCCATGCAGGGGATAACCCGGAATCCACTGGTAAGTCCTTTTACTGTTGGGGTATCTGCTGGTGCAGCCCTTGGAGCAGCAGTAGCCATCGTCCTTGGGGCAAGCATAGCTAGTAGTGGGAAGTACTTCATCATATCAAATGCCTTTATCTTTGCTCTTGGAGCTGCCTTTCTTGTCCTTGGTATTTCAAGGCTTAGGGGGGTAAGTTCAGAGACCATTATCTTGGCTGGAATTGCCATTATGTATATAATAAGTGCCTTTGTATCTCTGCTCCAGTATATTGCTACAAAAGAAGAGCTCCATGCTTTAGTTCACTGGATGTTTGGCACATTGAGTACAGGAGGATGGGATATGCTTCCCATAGTAGGAATACTCACCCTTTTGGTGACATTAGGTATTTCTAAGTACTCCTGGGACTTGAATGCTATGGCCTCAGGTGAAGATGTGGCCAAGGGCTTGGGAGTAAACACCACCAGGACAAGAAATGTGGTGATGGTATTGGCAACCTTGGCTACGGCTGGAATCATCTGTTTTACAGGAATTATTGGATTTATCTGCCTTATGTCACCTCATATAACAAGAACACTTATTGGTGCAGACCATAGATTCCTCTTTCCAGGCTCTTGTATTGTAGGGGCCTTTCTTCTTTTAGCAAGTGATACTGTAGGCAGGACAATCATTGCTCCTACTGTCATTCCTGTTGGGATAGTGGTAGCATTCTTAGGAGGTCCATTCTTCCTCTATTTACTTATAACAAGAAGGAAACAGTATTGGCAATGA
- a CDS encoding ABC transporter ATP-binding protein, translating to MRIEINGVCFAYGSRPALKDVSVKVKGEEVISILGPNGSGKSTLLKCINKILKPQKGVIYLDGNETSKFKQKELAKLLGYVPQSSSYSFPLTVFDAVLLGRKPYITWSISFKDKEIVSQILKEMNLEDMMLRYFNELSGGEKQKVLLARALAQEPEVLLLDEPTSNLDLRHQLEVMELISSLAKKKAIAIVMAIHDLNLASRFSDRMLFLTKGKIFAIGQPKEVFTPENIREVYGVEAIISKASVSPYIIPIKSLS from the coding sequence ATGAGAATAGAGATAAATGGAGTTTGCTTCGCCTATGGAAGTAGACCCGCTCTGAAAGATGTAAGCGTGAAGGTAAAAGGTGAAGAAGTGATAAGCATACTTGGTCCTAACGGATCAGGGAAAAGTACGCTTCTTAAGTGCATCAACAAGATTTTGAAGCCACAAAAGGGGGTTATCTATCTTGATGGGAATGAGACAAGCAAGTTTAAACAAAAGGAATTGGCTAAGCTTTTAGGCTATGTTCCCCAAAGTTCCTCCTACTCTTTCCCTTTAACAGTTTTTGATGCCGTGCTCTTAGGAAGAAAACCTTATATCACTTGGAGTATAAGCTTTAAGGATAAAGAGATTGTTTCTCAGATACTAAAAGAAATGAATTTGGAAGATATGATGCTAAGATATTTTAATGAGCTGAGTGGCGGGGAAAAACAAAAAGTTCTTTTAGCAAGGGCATTGGCTCAGGAACCTGAAGTTTTGCTCCTTGATGAACCTACCAGTAATCTGGACTTAAGGCATCAGCTTGAGGTTATGGAACTTATCAGCTCTTTAGCAAAGAAGAAAGCTATAGCAATAGTAATGGCCATTCATGATTTAAATCTTGCCTCTAGATTTTCAGACAGGATGCTATTTCTTACGAAGGGAAAGATTTTTGCCATTGGACAGCCCAAAGAAGTATTTACTCCAGAAAATATAAGGGAAGTTTATGGGGTAGAAGCTATTATAAGTAAAGCTTCAGTAAGCCCATATATCATACCAATAAAATCTTTATCATGA
- the cobN gene encoding cobaltochelatase subunit CobN encodes MKLGAITWATSTEMVAQASKKLDFVELKLFPADLLREYPEKIEEVLNELKGQDVVFLHRSTEGFWDQIEDRIREIRKEVPIICIGYDPSYWSLSTVKLEIVATCQSYVTFGGEENFSNMLRYIAKEVTGMEIEVKPPKKLPWEGIYHPNASSYFDDVDEYLKWYREYKPKEGPKVGLLYFRNYWVDENIRVEEALIRALEEQDLDVIPAFSYSVRDEELGSKGSAEIICEYFLKDGVPRIDALVNLQWTLLGNDRGNMEEPKDAKEKGIEVLKKLGVPVFQPIDAYYKTIEEWKNNPEGLTQDIAYHVAFPEFEGRIEPIIAGAKSWEKDLDIGASLRARVPLEDRCHKIARRIKNWIRLKKKPIDERKVSFIFHNNPCASVEATVGLGAHLDTLESVARIIQRMKEVGYKVAPPQNGKELIDTIMERKAISEFRWTTVDEIVNKGGALSLISTKDYESWFNTLSPKVKERMNGAWGEPPGREVNGVPAAMVYDGKIVVTGVQYGNAVVCVQPKRGCAGARCDGRVCKILHDPDIPPPHQYMATYRYLEKNFGDVIIHVGTHGNLEFLPGKGVGLSAECYPDIGIGDIPHLYIYNADNPPEGTIAKRRSYATLVDHMQTVMMQGGLYEELEELDRFLGEYEQIKNLDPGRAAALEHLIMEAIKKTNLDKEIKINRRNAEGIEKRIRLSDISENEAKSLSFDEIACAAHLVLSRTRNTQIQDGMHIFGQLPEGERRVEFINSILRYDAGEEVSLRKIVSAMMGMNLSDLLTDGGKVCPYHKRSYGELLEEINTICKEFIRRMINNEKDLGNLANEVLGGRLKNAEYIDSLKIIWEKVTDLNRRIDESQEIEALLAGFDSGYIPPGPSGLITRGRDDILPTGRNFYSLDPYRIPSKAAWKVGQKLAEAVIEKYKQEEGRIPENVAIYWMCNDIMWSDGEGMAQILYLLGVKPIWLSNGRVKGFEIIPLKELERPRIDVTIRVSGITRDNFPNCIELVDEAIQAVASLPEPEEMNFVRKHSLAQLAEAKESEGNKYDAWRNATLRVFASKPGTYQAGTQLAVYASAWKDEKDLSDVFIYWNGYAYGKGIFGEEKHKQLAENLKTVDITYNKVVSDEYDLFGCCCYFGTHGGMTAAARHISGKEVKTYYGDTREPEHIEVRDMADEIRRVVRTKLLNPKWIEGMKQHGYKGAGDISQRIGRVYGWEATTQEVDDWIFDDIAKTFCLNEENRKFFEENNPWALEEIERRLLEAAQRGLWKADEEVLQGLKEAYLKTEGLLEERMGEVEGDFQGGSVDILTSEEVKDWDKKMKEVKEVLYG; translated from the coding sequence ATGAAGTTAGGGGCTATTACATGGGCAACTTCTACAGAGATGGTAGCTCAGGCAAGTAAGAAGTTAGATTTTGTAGAGTTAAAGTTGTTCCCTGCGGATTTGCTCAGGGAATATCCAGAGAAAATCGAGGAGGTGTTGAATGAGCTGAAGGGACAAGATGTAGTCTTTTTGCACCGGTCAACCGAAGGTTTCTGGGACCAGATTGAAGATAGGATAAGGGAGATAAGAAAGGAAGTACCAATTATTTGTATAGGATATGATCCTTCTTACTGGAGTCTTTCTACGGTTAAGCTGGAGATTGTAGCTACTTGCCAATCTTATGTAACTTTCGGTGGGGAGGAAAACTTCTCTAATATGCTGCGCTATATTGCCAAAGAAGTTACGGGAATGGAAATAGAAGTAAAACCACCCAAGAAACTTCCTTGGGAAGGAATTTACCATCCTAATGCTTCCTCTTACTTTGATGATGTGGATGAATATCTCAAATGGTATAGAGAGTACAAGCCGAAAGAGGGTCCTAAAGTGGGTCTTCTTTACTTCCGTAATTACTGGGTCGATGAAAATATAAGGGTAGAGGAAGCGTTAATAAGAGCACTTGAAGAGCAGGATTTGGATGTTATCCCTGCCTTTTCTTACTCAGTAAGGGATGAAGAGTTGGGGAGTAAAGGGAGCGCAGAGATAATTTGTGAGTATTTCCTTAAAGATGGAGTTCCCAGAATTGATGCGTTAGTGAACCTTCAATGGACGCTTCTTGGGAACGATAGAGGCAACATGGAAGAGCCGAAGGATGCAAAAGAAAAAGGTATCGAGGTTTTAAAGAAATTAGGGGTACCAGTATTTCAGCCTATAGATGCTTATTATAAGACTATTGAAGAGTGGAAAAATAATCCCGAAGGTTTAACTCAAGATATCGCCTATCATGTGGCTTTTCCAGAATTTGAGGGGAGGATTGAGCCAATTATAGCCGGTGCTAAATCTTGGGAAAAGGACTTGGATATAGGGGCAAGTTTGCGAGCCAGAGTCCCCTTAGAAGATAGATGCCATAAGATAGCAAGAAGAATAAAGAACTGGATAAGGCTTAAGAAGAAGCCTATTGATGAAAGAAAAGTTTCTTTCATCTTCCACAATAATCCTTGTGCCTCAGTTGAAGCGACAGTTGGTCTTGGTGCTCATTTAGATACTTTAGAAAGTGTCGCTCGGATAATACAGCGGATGAAGGAGGTAGGCTATAAGGTAGCCCCTCCTCAGAATGGCAAGGAACTCATTGATACTATTATGGAACGAAAGGCTATCAGCGAGTTTCGCTGGACAACCGTTGATGAGATTGTAAATAAAGGAGGAGCACTATCACTTATTTCCACCAAGGATTATGAAAGTTGGTTCAATACCCTTTCGCCAAAGGTAAAAGAACGGATGAATGGTGCCTGGGGAGAGCCTCCAGGAAGGGAAGTGAATGGTGTACCTGCAGCTATGGTTTATGATGGAAAGATTGTGGTTACTGGAGTTCAGTATGGCAATGCAGTAGTATGTGTTCAGCCAAAAAGAGGCTGTGCGGGTGCAAGATGTGATGGGCGAGTATGTAAGATACTCCATGACCCTGATATTCCTCCCCCTCATCAATACATGGCAACTTACCGATATCTGGAGAAAAATTTCGGTGATGTCATCATACATGTAGGAACGCATGGTAATCTGGAGTTTCTACCGGGGAAAGGAGTAGGGCTTTCCGCCGAATGCTATCCGGATATAGGTATTGGAGACATCCCACATCTTTATATCTATAATGCTGACAACCCACCTGAAGGCACTATTGCCAAAAGAAGGAGCTATGCTACCTTGGTTGACCATATGCAGACAGTGATGATGCAGGGAGGGCTTTATGAAGAATTGGAAGAATTAGACCGGTTCTTGGGAGAATATGAACAGATAAAGAATTTAGACCCGGGAAGAGCAGCTGCCTTAGAGCATCTGATTATGGAAGCCATAAAGAAGACAAATCTGGACAAGGAGATTAAGATTAACCGCAGAAATGCCGAAGGTATAGAGAAGAGAATAAGGCTCTCAGACATTAGTGAAAATGAAGCCAAATCTCTCTCCTTTGACGAGATAGCCTGTGCTGCTCACTTAGTGCTATCCCGAACACGAAATACACAGATTCAGGATGGGATGCACATCTTCGGTCAGTTGCCTGAAGGAGAAAGGCGTGTAGAGTTCATAAATTCGATTTTGCGCTATGATGCCGGTGAGGAGGTTTCTCTACGGAAGATTGTTTCGGCAATGATGGGTATGAATCTATCTGATTTACTAACCGATGGTGGTAAGGTCTGTCCATACCATAAGAGGAGTTACGGAGAACTACTTGAGGAGATAAATACTATCTGCAAGGAATTCATCCGTAGGATGATAAATAATGAGAAAGATTTAGGCAACTTAGCTAATGAGGTGTTAGGTGGAAGATTAAAGAATGCAGAGTATATAGATAGCCTTAAAATAATCTGGGAAAAGGTAACTGATTTGAACCGCCGGATTGATGAATCACAAGAGATAGAAGCACTCCTTGCTGGCTTTGATTCCGGGTATATCCCTCCAGGTCCCTCAGGCTTGATCACCCGTGGCAGGGATGATATATTGCCTACGGGCAGGAATTTTTATTCTCTTGACCCATACCGCATTCCCAGTAAAGCTGCCTGGAAGGTTGGGCAGAAGCTTGCTGAGGCAGTAATTGAGAAATACAAGCAAGAAGAAGGTAGAATCCCTGAGAATGTAGCTATTTATTGGATGTGCAATGATATTATGTGGTCTGACGGTGAAGGGATGGCTCAGATATTATATCTACTTGGAGTTAAACCTATCTGGCTTTCCAATGGAAGGGTAAAAGGATTTGAGATAATTCCATTAAAAGAATTAGAAAGGCCACGAATTGATGTTACTATCCGGGTGTCTGGAATAACGAGGGATAACTTTCCAAACTGTATTGAGCTTGTAGATGAGGCTATTCAAGCAGTAGCCTCATTGCCGGAACCAGAAGAGATGAACTTTGTTCGTAAGCACTCTTTAGCACAATTAGCAGAGGCAAAAGAGAGTGAAGGAAATAAATATGATGCCTGGCGAAATGCTACCTTACGCGTCTTTGCATCAAAACCCGGCACCTACCAGGCAGGAACACAACTGGCTGTCTATGCCTCTGCCTGGAAGGATGAAAAAGATCTTTCAGATGTCTTTATCTACTGGAATGGGTATGCCTATGGCAAAGGCATATTCGGAGAGGAAAAACATAAGCAATTAGCAGAGAATCTTAAAACAGTAGATATAACCTACAATAAAGTAGTATCTGATGAATACGATCTTTTTGGTTGCTGCTGCTATTTTGGCACGCATGGTGGGATGACTGCGGCTGCCCGGCATATCTCGGGTAAAGAGGTCAAGACTTACTACGGCGATACCCGTGAACCAGAGCATATTGAGGTGCGGGATATGGCAGACGAGATCAGGCGTGTAGTGCGGACAAAGCTGCTTAACCCAAAATGGATTGAAGGGATGAAACAACACGGATACAAAGGGGCAGGTGACATTTCCCAGCGTATAGGAAGGGTATATGGCTGGGAGGCAACAACCCAGGAGGTTGATGACTGGATCTTTGATGATATAGCGAAGACATTTTGTCTTAATGAAGAAAATCGCAAATTCTTTGAGGAGAATAATCCCTGGGCTTTAGAGGAGATAGAAAGGAGGTTGCTTGAGGCAGCCCAGAGGGGTCTTTGGAAGGCAGATGAGGAGGTCCTGCAGGGATTGAAGGAAGCCTATCTTAAGACTGAAGGGCTGTTGGAGGAAAGGATGGGTGAGGTTGAGGGAGACTTTCAGGGAGGTTCAGTAGATATATTGACTTCTGAAGAGGTTAAAGATTGGGATAAAAAGATGAAAGAGGTAAAGGAGGTTCTTTATGGCTGA